A window from Agrobacterium tumefaciens encodes these proteins:
- a CDS encoding sigma-54-dependent transcriptional regulator yields the protein MTANGTIFLVDDDSQLRKAMVQTLELDGLPVTSFSRAEQALAALNEDFDGIVITDVRMPGMTGLEFFDHVRKIDADLPVILITGHGDVPMAVDALHNGAYDFIAKPFPAERMVESARRALEKRRLVLENRALRRAAGQAEDDLPLIGQTPAMERLRTTLRHIADTDVDVLVAGETGSGKEVVATALHRWSKKRAKGNFVALNCGALPETVIESELFGHEPGAFTGAQKKRVGRIEHSSGGTLFLDEIESMPLAVQVKMLRVLEMREVSPLGSNEERPVDIRVVAAAKVDLGDPAERGSFREDLYYRLNVVTLSIPPLRERKADIPLLFSHFVTKAANRFNMPVPQISAGTSRRLQDHDWPGNVRELGHFAERVVLGLEAEPVAAPASQAAIPASGTLPERMDEIEARIIRETLEQSNGDVAETIATLGIARKTFYDKLQRHGINRTDYVKNGTA from the coding sequence ATGACGGCGAATGGAACCATATTCCTTGTGGATGACGACTCGCAGCTGCGCAAGGCGATGGTGCAGACGCTGGAACTCGACGGATTGCCGGTCACCTCCTTTTCCCGCGCCGAGCAGGCGCTTGCGGCCCTGAATGAGGATTTTGACGGCATCGTCATCACCGATGTGCGCATGCCGGGCATGACCGGGCTCGAATTCTTCGACCATGTCCGCAAGATCGATGCCGATCTGCCAGTCATCCTCATCACCGGCCATGGCGATGTGCCGATGGCCGTCGATGCGCTTCACAACGGCGCCTATGATTTCATCGCGAAACCCTTTCCCGCCGAACGCATGGTGGAAAGCGCACGTCGCGCGCTGGAAAAGCGCCGTCTCGTACTGGAAAACCGCGCGCTTCGCCGGGCTGCGGGACAGGCGGAGGACGATCTGCCGTTGATCGGCCAGACGCCCGCCATGGAACGCCTGCGCACCACGCTGCGTCACATTGCCGATACGGATGTGGATGTGCTGGTCGCGGGGGAAACGGGCAGCGGCAAGGAAGTGGTGGCAACGGCGCTACACCGCTGGAGCAAGAAACGCGCGAAAGGCAATTTCGTGGCGCTGAATTGCGGCGCGCTGCCGGAAACCGTGATCGAAAGCGAGCTTTTCGGCCACGAGCCGGGGGCTTTCACCGGTGCGCAGAAAAAGCGTGTCGGCCGCATCGAACATTCCAGCGGCGGCACGCTGTTTCTGGACGAGATCGAAAGCATGCCGCTTGCGGTTCAGGTGAAGATGCTGCGCGTGCTGGAAATGCGTGAAGTTTCGCCGCTCGGTTCAAACGAGGAGAGGCCTGTCGATATCCGCGTGGTGGCGGCGGCCAAGGTCGATCTCGGTGATCCGGCCGAGCGCGGCAGCTTCCGCGAGGATCTCTATTACCGGCTGAACGTGGTGACGCTGTCCATTCCGCCGCTGCGCGAACGCAAGGCGGATATTCCGCTGTTGTTTTCCCATTTCGTCACCAAAGCCGCCAACCGTTTCAACATGCCGGTGCCGCAGATCAGCGCCGGCACGTCCCGCCGCCTTCAGGACCACGACTGGCCGGGCAATGTCCGAGAACTCGGGCATTTCGCCGAAAGGGTGGTGCTGGGGCTGGAGGCAGAACCGGTGGCTGCGCCCGCCTCGCAAGCCGCAATTCCCGCTTCCGGCACCCTGCCGGAGCGCATGGATGAGATCGAGGCGCGTATCATCCGCGAAACACTGGAGCAGTCCAACGGAGACGTGGCGGAAACCATCGCAACGCTCGGCATTGCCCGCAAGACCTTTTACGACAAGCTGCAACGTCACGGTATCAACCGGACGGATTATGTGAAGAACGGCACGGCGTGA
- the thiD gene encoding bifunctional hydroxymethylpyrimidine kinase/phosphomethylpyrimidine kinase: MTSIALTIAGSDSGGGAGIQADIKTFSALGAYAASVITAITAQNTRGVTAVEDISVATIVAQMDAVFSDLAVNAVKIGMVSRIETIAAIAERLRQQSQPVVLDPVMVATSGDRLLHEDAIETLRRELLPLAAIVTPNLPEAALLTGTHIAETEQEITRQAELILKAGAKAVLIKGGHGDGPESTDYLFADGTMQALSAPRVETKNDHGTGCTLAAAITAHLAMGCELREAVGLAKDYLNGALDAGRGLAVGSGRGPVHHFYRWWG; encoded by the coding sequence ATGACTTCAATTGCATTGACCATTGCCGGCTCCGACAGCGGCGGCGGCGCCGGTATTCAGGCCGATATCAAGACCTTCTCCGCACTTGGCGCCTATGCCGCGAGCGTCATTACCGCCATCACCGCCCAGAACACCAGGGGCGTGACGGCCGTGGAGGATATTTCGGTCGCCACCATCGTCGCGCAGATGGATGCGGTTTTTTCCGATCTTGCCGTCAATGCGGTAAAGATCGGCATGGTCTCGCGGATAGAAACCATCGCCGCCATCGCGGAACGGCTTCGGCAGCAATCGCAGCCGGTGGTGCTCGACCCCGTCATGGTCGCGACCTCCGGCGACCGGCTGCTGCATGAAGATGCCATCGAGACGTTGCGGCGCGAGCTTCTGCCGCTCGCCGCCATCGTCACGCCGAACCTGCCCGAAGCAGCGTTGCTGACCGGGACCCATATTGCGGAGACGGAGCAGGAGATTACCCGCCAGGCGGAGCTGATCCTGAAGGCCGGCGCGAAGGCCGTACTCATCAAGGGCGGCCACGGCGATGGGCCTGAAAGCACGGATTATCTGTTTGCGGATGGTACCATGCAGGCGCTTTCTGCGCCGAGGGTGGAGACGAAAAACGACCACGGCACCGGTTGTACATTGGCCGCTGCGATTACGGCCCATCTTGCGATGGGATGTGAATTGCGGGAGGCGGTTGGGCTTGCGAAGGATTATCTTAACGGGGCGCTCGATGCCGGGCGGGGGCTTGCCGTTGGGTCCGGGCGGGGGCCGGTGCATCATTTTTATCGGTGGTGGGGGTGA
- a CDS encoding GntR family transcriptional regulator, translating to MSLSHITVNPDSSHEDRAQAIRDTLRDAIVDRRLAPGTKLSEAEVGTLFEVSRTVVRAALQMLAYEGLVKAERNRGAFVSNPTPDEARQVFASRRLIEPGVVDAAIEKITPTAAKRLREHLVEESRHQLERGPTARRAEIKASGDFHLMLASLAGNAILEKFMDELVARSSLVIALYGRSGVSSCGHNDHADLLDALEAKDAAKARALMLRHLDHIEADLDLRMKEGLALKDALAL from the coding sequence ATGAGCCTTTCCCATATAACCGTCAATCCCGATTCCTCGCATGAAGACCGTGCACAGGCCATTCGCGATACGCTGCGTGATGCCATTGTCGACCGGCGGCTCGCACCGGGAACGAAGCTGTCGGAAGCGGAAGTGGGAACCCTGTTCGAGGTCAGCCGCACGGTGGTGCGCGCAGCCCTTCAGATGCTGGCCTACGAGGGTCTGGTCAAGGCCGAGCGTAATCGCGGCGCCTTTGTTTCCAACCCCACGCCGGATGAGGCGCGGCAGGTTTTCGCCTCACGCCGGCTGATCGAACCGGGTGTCGTGGATGCGGCAATTGAAAAAATCACGCCCACGGCGGCGAAGCGGCTGAGGGAACATCTGGTTGAGGAAAGCCGCCATCAGCTTGAGCGCGGCCCAACCGCCAGACGTGCGGAGATCAAGGCGTCGGGCGATTTTCACCTGATGCTCGCCTCGCTTGCCGGCAATGCCATTCTCGAAAAATTCATGGATGAGCTGGTGGCGCGGTCATCGCTGGTCATCGCGCTCTATGGTCGCTCGGGTGTCTCGAGCTGCGGTCATAATGACCATGCCGACCTTCTGGATGCGCTGGAGGCGAAGGATGCGGCAAAAGCCCGTGCGCTGATGCTGCGGCATCTCGACCATATCGAAGCCGATCTCGACCTTCGCATGAAGGAAGGGCTGGCGCTCAAGGACGCGCTGGCGCTTTGA
- a CDS encoding Lrp/AsnC family transcriptional regulator → MSSLDATDRHIIRMLRLNARISNAKLAAEVGLSPSACLRRVDILEREGIIRGYTALTSGLAGGEVISVIVQITLDRQTEDFLNRFENAVRRYPEIRECYLMTGGSDYFLRCEAESAGDFERIHKEILSKLPGVSRIHSSFAIRNVLATPKAR, encoded by the coding sequence ATGTCGTCACTTGATGCGACTGACCGCCACATCATCCGCATGCTTCGGCTGAATGCCCGCATCAGCAACGCAAAGCTTGCCGCAGAGGTCGGGCTTTCGCCGTCCGCGTGCTTGCGCCGTGTCGATATTCTCGAGCGGGAAGGCATTATTCGCGGTTATACCGCCCTGACCAGCGGCCTTGCCGGTGGCGAGGTGATTTCGGTCATCGTCCAGATCACGCTCGACCGGCAGACGGAGGATTTTCTCAACCGTTTCGAGAATGCGGTGCGGCGGTATCCGGAAATCCGCGAATGTTATCTTATGACCGGCGGCTCGGATTACTTTCTGCGCTGTGAGGCGGAAAGTGCGGGGGATTTCGAGCGGATTCACAAGGAGATCCTGTCGAAACTGCCGGGGGTTTCGCGCATTCATTCGAGCTTTGCGATCCGGAATGTGCTGGCGACGCCGAAGGCGCGGTGA
- a CDS encoding hydroxyethylthiazole kinase, with product MTGNFPTAAKAAEILERVRQTRPRVHCLMNTVVQKFTADGITVIGGIPSMTTSLEEIESFVTKADALTVNLGTLDAERRKVIRLAIEIANKSGKPWIVDPVHVDYSPSRLEFARELIALSPTIVRGNRAEMSLIGDAPDVVRIETGPVDHLGDTTRDVRIVNGHPWMAKVTGTGCLSGGVIAAFMAVEKDALTAAASALAVTGVSAELAAKHAKGPGTFEPAFLDALSEISGEDIINHARIEHEQG from the coding sequence ATGACCGGCAATTTTCCGACAGCGGCAAAGGCCGCCGAAATTCTGGAGCGCGTGCGGCAGACGCGCCCGCGCGTGCATTGCCTGATGAACACCGTGGTACAGAAATTCACCGCCGACGGCATCACCGTCATCGGCGGCATTCCCTCGATGACGACCTCGCTGGAAGAAATCGAGAGCTTCGTCACCAAGGCAGATGCGTTGACCGTCAATCTCGGCACGCTGGACGCCGAACGACGCAAGGTCATCCGGCTGGCGATCGAGATCGCCAACAAATCCGGCAAGCCGTGGATCGTCGACCCCGTTCATGTCGATTATTCACCCTCGCGGCTGGAGTTTGCGCGTGAACTCATTGCCCTTTCCCCCACGATCGTCCGTGGCAACCGCGCAGAAATGAGCCTGATCGGCGATGCACCTGATGTGGTGCGGATCGAAACCGGACCGGTGGATCATCTCGGCGATACGACGCGTGATGTCAGGATCGTCAATGGTCACCCCTGGATGGCGAAGGTGACAGGCACGGGTTGCCTTTCCGGCGGCGTCATCGCCGCCTTCATGGCAGTGGAAAAAGACGCGCTGACGGCGGCGGCTTCCGCCCTTGCCGTGACAGGCGTTTCCGCCGAACTGGCCGCAAAACACGCCAAAGGCCCCGGCACATTCGAACCGGCGTTTCTGGATGCGCTTTCCGAAATCTCCGGTGAAGACATCATAAATCATGCGAGGATTGAGCATGAACAAGGTTGA
- the thiE gene encoding thiamine phosphate synthase: MNKVDYRLNALVDASLADVAPLPELALAAALNGATILQYRDKHGSTREMIDNARAIREAIAGTGVPLVINDRVDVALASGADGVHLGADDMDAETARRILGEKAIIGLTVKNRADAERAASMPIDYACIGGVFETVSKVNPDKPVGIEGFTTLRALLKEWQPDMPVGAIAGIDLASVPTVVAAGADGVAVISAIFRAADIASAAKDFRSVIDAALKAREP, translated from the coding sequence ATGAACAAGGTTGATTACCGCCTCAACGCGCTGGTTGATGCCAGTCTTGCCGATGTCGCGCCGCTGCCGGAGCTGGCTCTGGCGGCTGCGCTCAATGGGGCAACCATCCTGCAATATCGCGACAAGCACGGCTCGACGCGGGAGATGATCGACAATGCCCGTGCCATCCGCGAGGCCATCGCCGGCACCGGCGTACCGCTTGTTATCAACGACCGGGTGGACGTGGCGCTCGCTTCGGGGGCCGATGGCGTGCATCTCGGCGCCGACGACATGGACGCAGAGACCGCACGGCGCATTCTCGGCGAAAAGGCGATCATCGGCCTCACCGTCAAGAACCGCGCCGATGCCGAAAGGGCGGCCTCCATGCCCATCGACTATGCCTGTATCGGCGGCGTGTTCGAGACCGTTTCAAAGGTCAACCCGGACAAGCCGGTCGGCATCGAAGGCTTTACGACGCTGCGCGCCCTGCTGAAGGAGTGGCAGCCGGATATGCCGGTGGGCGCGATTGCCGGCATCGATCTTGCCAGTGTGCCCACCGTCGTGGCCGCCGGCGCGGATGGGGTCGCCGTCATTTCCGCCATCTTCCGTGCAGCCGATATCGCCAGCGCAGCCAAGGACTTCCGCTCCGTAATTGACGCGGCGCTGAAAGCGAGAGAACCATGA
- a CDS encoding BA14K family protein: MSSFAAKTVLTIAVAAATIVPFSSASAGDWDRRNRRDAAILGGVLGLAAGVAVGSAMSRPAPVDDERVYIDPPRRYEPSYVYEEPDYRYDQPQQVYRPAPVYRPAPVYRPQPVYDSRPVYGQRATYRTIEPWTNAWYDYCSQRYRSFNSRTGTYTDYDGQRHFCVAG, from the coding sequence ATGTCGTCCTTTGCAGCTAAAACAGTTCTGACGATCGCTGTCGCCGCCGCCACGATCGTTCCCTTCAGCAGCGCATCCGCCGGCGACTGGGACCGCCGCAACCGTCGGGACGCCGCCATTCTGGGCGGTGTGCTCGGTCTTGCTGCCGGTGTCGCCGTCGGCTCCGCAATGTCCCGCCCGGCACCGGTGGATGATGAACGCGTCTATATCGACCCGCCCCGCCGTTATGAGCCGAGCTATGTCTATGAAGAGCCCGACTACCGCTACGATCAGCCGCAGCAGGTTTATCGGCCCGCTCCGGTCTATCGTCCGGCACCGGTTTACCGCCCGCAGCCTGTTTATGACAGCCGCCCGGTTTATGGCCAGCGCGCCACCTATCGCACCATCGAACCCTGGACCAACGCCTGGTACGACTATTGCTCGCAGCGTTACCGCAGCTTCAACTCCCGCACCGGCACGTATACGGATTATGACGGCCAGCGCCATTTCTGCGTAGCGGGTTGA
- the alr gene encoding alanine racemase, with amino-acid sequence MDMQISRQQAAGGASGHLSIDLGALRDNYLTLAAMAPASQTAAVVKADAYGLGADIVSQTLFEAGCRNFFVAHIDEALALRLRLSAEAQIFVLNGLQPGNETSCATMAITPVLNSLEQIAQWSSHAKKLGKTLTAAVQIDTGMCRLGLSPEELEILSAQPQLLNGIEIAFVMSHLACADEPDHASNAAQLAVMRKSATAFPETPVCFSNSGGIFLGSDYHNALLRPGIALYGGAPSAAGPNPMKPVVRLDLAVIQTRTVPAGSLVGYGGSFTANGPTRLATIAAGYADGLPRSLSNRGAAWYNGVRLPIAGRVSMDSIILDISALPEGDLTQGSLVQMIGPDQTLEDIAEDAGTIAYEILTGLGRRYRRNYIQPGMSPATASTSVNHK; translated from the coding sequence ATGGATATGCAGATCAGCCGCCAGCAGGCAGCCGGTGGTGCAAGCGGCCATCTGAGCATCGATCTCGGCGCATTGCGCGACAACTATCTAACCCTTGCGGCGATGGCGCCAGCATCGCAAACGGCGGCAGTCGTCAAGGCCGATGCCTATGGTCTCGGCGCCGATATCGTCTCGCAGACCCTGTTCGAGGCAGGCTGCCGCAATTTCTTTGTTGCTCATATCGATGAGGCGCTGGCGCTCAGGCTCCGGCTTTCGGCAGAAGCGCAGATTTTTGTCCTCAACGGCCTTCAGCCCGGCAACGAGACCTCCTGCGCCACCATGGCCATCACCCCGGTTCTGAATTCGCTGGAACAGATCGCCCAATGGTCGAGTCATGCCAAAAAGCTCGGCAAGACGCTCACTGCCGCCGTGCAGATCGATACCGGCATGTGCCGCCTTGGGCTCTCCCCCGAAGAGCTTGAAATCCTCTCCGCCCAGCCGCAGTTGCTCAATGGAATTGAAATCGCCTTCGTCATGAGCCATCTCGCCTGCGCCGACGAGCCGGATCATGCCTCCAATGCCGCGCAGCTCGCCGTGATGCGCAAGTCCGCCACCGCCTTTCCCGAGACGCCGGTCTGTTTTTCCAATTCGGGCGGCATTTTTCTCGGCAGTGATTATCATAACGCTCTGCTGCGCCCCGGCATCGCGCTTTATGGCGGTGCGCCTTCCGCTGCCGGCCCCAACCCGATGAAGCCGGTCGTCCGTCTTGATCTCGCCGTCATCCAGACCCGCACCGTCCCCGCCGGCTCGCTGGTCGGTTACGGCGGCTCTTTTACGGCGAACGGTCCGACGCGGCTTGCGACAATCGCTGCCGGCTATGCCGATGGCCTGCCGCGTTCGCTCAGCAATCGCGGCGCGGCATGGTATAATGGCGTTCGTCTGCCGATTGCCGGGCGCGTTTCGATGGACAGCATCATTCTCGACATATCCGCCCTGCCCGAGGGAGATTTGACCCAGGGCAGCCTCGTGCAGATGATCGGGCCAGACCAGACGCTGGAAGACATTGCCGAGGACGCGGGTACGATCGCCTATGAGATCCTGACCGGCCTCGGTCGCCGTTACCGCCGCAACTACATTCAGCCGGGCATGAGCCCGGCAACCGCTTCAACATCAGTCAATCACAAGTGA
- a CDS encoding D-amino acid dehydrogenase: MNVTILGAGVVGVTSAWYLAKAGHKVTVIDRQPAAALETSFANAGEVSPGYSSPWAAPGIPMKAMKWLFMKHAPLIIRPTADPAAWRWMSQMLRNCTSARYAINKSRMVRVAEYSRDCLMALREDTGIEYDQRMQGTLEVFRTQKQFDAIGKDVDVLTAGGVPFEILDRDGCAAIEPGLAPAKEKIVGGLRLPGDETGDCFMFTTELARMAEEAGVTFLYDTGIMRPIVEGGRIKAVETTRGLMEADIFVAALGSYSPQFVRQLGLTLPVYPVKGYSITVPVVKEERAPVSTVMDETFKVAITRLGSRIRAGGMAEIAGFSKDLPAARQETLAHSVEDLFGGAGDQSQAKFWCGLRPMTPDGTPVIGATRYSNLYLNTGHGTLGWTMSCGSARVLADLISGNKPEIDTHDLAISRYAA; the protein is encoded by the coding sequence ATGAACGTCACTATCCTCGGAGCCGGCGTCGTCGGCGTGACATCTGCCTGGTATCTGGCCAAAGCCGGACACAAGGTGACGGTGATTGACCGCCAGCCGGCCGCAGCACTTGAAACCAGCTTTGCCAATGCCGGCGAGGTTTCCCCCGGTTATTCTTCGCCCTGGGCTGCCCCCGGCATTCCGATGAAGGCGATGAAATGGCTGTTCATGAAACATGCACCGCTGATCATCCGTCCGACAGCCGATCCGGCCGCCTGGCGCTGGATGAGCCAGATGCTGCGCAATTGCACCTCGGCACGTTATGCCATCAACAAGAGCCGTATGGTGCGCGTTGCCGAATATAGCCGCGATTGCCTGATGGCGCTGCGCGAAGACACCGGCATCGAATACGACCAGCGTATGCAGGGCACACTGGAGGTGTTTCGCACCCAGAAGCAGTTCGACGCCATTGGCAAGGATGTGGACGTGCTGACGGCGGGCGGCGTGCCTTTCGAGATTCTCGACCGCGATGGCTGCGCCGCCATCGAACCGGGCCTTGCACCCGCAAAGGAAAAGATCGTCGGCGGCCTGCGACTGCCCGGCGACGAAACAGGCGACTGCTTCATGTTCACCACGGAGCTTGCCCGCATGGCCGAAGAGGCGGGCGTCACCTTCCTTTACGATACCGGCATCATGCGCCCCATCGTTGAAGGCGGCCGCATCAAGGCCGTGGAAACCACGCGCGGGCTGATGGAGGCGGATATTTTCGTGGCGGCGCTTGGCAGCTATTCGCCGCAATTCGTGCGGCAACTCGGGCTGACCCTGCCGGTTTATCCGGTGAAGGGGTATTCCATCACGGTTCCGGTTGTGAAGGAGGAGCGCGCGCCCGTCTCCACGGTCATGGACGAGACGTTCAAGGTGGCGATCACCCGTCTCGGCTCACGCATCCGCGCCGGCGGCATGGCGGAAATCGCCGGTTTCAGCAAGGATTTGCCGGCCGCACGCCAGGAAACGCTCGCCCATTCGGTGGAAGACCTGTTCGGCGGCGCGGGTGATCAGAGCCAGGCGAAATTCTGGTGCGGTCTGCGCCCGATGACGCCTGATGGCACGCCCGTCATCGGCGCCACCCGCTACAGCAATCTTTATCTCAACACCGGTCACGGCACACTCGGCTGGACCATGTCCTGCGGCTCGGCCCGGGTGCTTGCCGATTTGATCAGCGGGAACAAGCCGGAGATCGACACGCACGATCTGGCCATCAGCCGTTACGCCGCCTGA